A DNA window from Massilia putida contains the following coding sequences:
- the tssC gene encoding type VI secretion system contractile sheath large subunit codes for MSAILETANAASAHAGELDVSLLDQIVEQSRVAKSSSEHERARDIISELVSQVMEGTMVMSTNLSATIDARLAELDRMISDQLSAIMHAPEFQKLERSWTGLHYLVKNTATGTGLQVRMLNASKRDLVKDFQSALEFDQSTLFKKVYEEEFGSFGGAPYGTLIGDFEITRQPEDIYFLEQMSHVAAASHAPFITSAGPELFGVESFGDLGKPRDLAKVFDTVEYAKWKAFRESEDARYVGLTLPRFLGRLPYNPADGTATEGFNFVEDVDGTDHQKYLWCNAAYAFATKLTKAFEDYGWCAAIRGVEGGGLVENLPTHTFKTDEGEIALKCPTELAITDRREKELSDLGFISLVHCKNTSYAAFFGAQSAQKARKYANDAANANALLSSQLQYIFAVSRIAHYMKAMMRDKIGSFAAASNVEDYLNRWLTQYVLLDDNASQEQKAQFPLREASVQVAEVPGRPGVYRAVSFLRPHFQLDELSVSLRLVAELPQSTKN; via the coding sequence ATGAGCGCGATCCTTGAGACGGCCAATGCCGCGTCGGCGCACGCCGGTGAACTGGATGTATCGCTGCTCGACCAGATCGTCGAGCAGAGCCGGGTGGCGAAATCGAGCAGCGAGCACGAACGGGCGCGCGACATCATTTCCGAGCTCGTGAGCCAGGTCATGGAAGGCACGATGGTCATGTCGACGAATCTGTCGGCCACGATCGATGCGCGCCTGGCGGAGCTGGACCGGATGATCTCGGACCAGCTGTCCGCGATCATGCACGCCCCCGAATTCCAGAAGCTGGAGCGCAGCTGGACCGGCCTGCATTATCTCGTCAAGAACACGGCGACGGGCACCGGCCTGCAGGTGCGCATGCTCAATGCCAGCAAGCGCGACCTCGTGAAGGATTTCCAGTCGGCGCTCGAATTCGACCAGAGCACGCTGTTCAAGAAGGTCTACGAAGAGGAATTCGGCAGCTTCGGCGGCGCGCCGTATGGCACGCTGATCGGCGACTTCGAGATCACGCGCCAGCCCGAGGACATCTATTTTCTCGAGCAGATGTCGCATGTGGCGGCGGCCAGCCATGCGCCGTTCATCACGTCGGCGGGGCCGGAACTGTTCGGCGTCGAGAGCTTCGGCGACCTGGGCAAGCCGCGCGACCTGGCGAAGGTGTTCGACACGGTCGAATACGCGAAATGGAAGGCGTTCCGAGAATCGGAAGATGCGCGCTACGTCGGCCTGACGTTGCCGCGTTTCCTGGGCCGGCTGCCGTACAACCCGGCCGACGGCACCGCGACGGAAGGCTTCAATTTCGTCGAGGACGTGGACGGGACCGACCACCAGAAATACCTGTGGTGTAACGCGGCCTATGCCTTCGCCACCAAGCTGACGAAGGCGTTCGAGGATTATGGCTGGTGCGCGGCGATCCGCGGCGTCGAGGGCGGCGGCCTCGTCGAGAATCTGCCCACGCACACGTTCAAGACGGACGAGGGCGAGATCGCCTTGAAATGCCCGACGGAGCTGGCGATCACGGACCGCCGCGAGAAAGAGCTGTCGGACCTCGGCTTCATCTCGCTCGTGCACTGCAAGAACACGTCGTACGCCGCGTTCTTCGGCGCGCAGTCGGCGCAGAAGGCCCGCAAGTACGCGAACGACGCGGCCAACGCAAACGCGCTGCTGTCGTCGCAGCTGCAATACATCTTCGCCGTGTCGCGCATCGCGCACTACATGAAGGCCATGATGCGCGACAAGATCGGCAGCTTCGCCGCGGCCTCCAACGTCGAGGATTATCTGAACCGCTGGCTGACGCAATACGTGCTCCTCGACGATAACGCGAGCCAGGAACAGAAGGCGCAATTCCCGCTGCGCGAAGCGAGCGTGCAAGTGGCCGAGGTGCCGGGGCGGCCCGGCGTGTACCGGGCCGTGTCGTTCCTGCGCCCGCATTTCCAGCTCGACGAATTGTCCGTTTCGCTCCGATTGGTCGCGGAGTTGCCGCAATCGACCAAGAACTGA
- the tssE gene encoding type VI secretion system baseplate subunit TssE has translation MTAYLPGLLDRLMGQQAHPGRPGAEQLKDNVARDLEALLNARAGMPPATFDAYPLARASILNYGLTDFAAFCLSSSEDRAAICACLEEAIERHEPRLKNVSAALEDEQGGVNRLRFVINATLQAGPDVEPVNFNAVLQPSSLNYAISRATTQRTSTWISTSRP, from the coding sequence ATGACAGCCTATCTTCCCGGCCTGCTGGACCGCCTGATGGGACAGCAGGCCCACCCCGGCCGTCCGGGGGCCGAGCAACTCAAGGACAACGTCGCGCGCGACCTGGAAGCCCTGCTGAACGCCCGCGCCGGCATGCCACCGGCAACCTTCGACGCCTATCCGCTGGCGCGCGCCTCCATCCTCAACTACGGCCTGACGGACTTCGCCGCATTCTGCCTCTCCAGCAGCGAGGACCGGGCCGCGATCTGCGCCTGCCTCGAGGAGGCGATCGAGCGCCACGAGCCGCGCCTGAAAAACGTCAGCGCCGCGCTGGAAGACGAGCAGGGCGGCGTCAACCGCCTCAGGTTCGTGATCAACGCGACCCTACAGGCCGGCCCCGACGTCGAACCGGTCAATTTCAATGCCGTGCTGCAGCCATCCTCGCTGAACTACGCGATCAGCAGGGCCACCACACAAAGGACATCGACATGGATATCAACCTCAAGACCCTGA
- a CDS encoding tetratricopeptide repeat protein has product MPFERLMPLAAVPLTCIALLSACASTAPESSHAAAKAGSTMATAMAEADAAVLAGQNDKAYAILKKAGGTFPTDKTPWVRMAQMHFDSTNYGEAIVDALEALERDPDDTLANSIVAVSGLRVTSKALADLSQKNNLTGNVRTEAQDLAKLLRTSLNEDVLVPNNRPPATHTRETSRKAAAASVTRSTASSDPFGTLK; this is encoded by the coding sequence ATGCCATTCGAACGCCTGATGCCGCTTGCCGCGGTGCCCCTTACCTGTATCGCGTTGCTGTCGGCCTGCGCCAGTACCGCGCCGGAGTCCAGCCATGCCGCCGCCAAGGCCGGGTCGACGATGGCGACGGCGATGGCGGAAGCGGACGCCGCCGTGCTGGCGGGCCAGAACGACAAGGCCTATGCGATCCTCAAGAAGGCCGGCGGCACTTTCCCGACCGACAAGACTCCGTGGGTGCGCATGGCCCAGATGCACTTCGACAGCACGAACTATGGCGAAGCGATCGTCGATGCGCTGGAAGCCCTGGAGCGCGACCCGGACGACACGCTGGCGAACAGCATCGTCGCCGTGAGCGGCCTGCGCGTGACGAGCAAGGCGCTGGCCGATCTGAGCCAGAAGAACAACCTCACGGGCAATGTTCGGACCGAGGCGCAGGACCTCGCCAAGCTGCTGCGCACGAGCCTGAACGAAGACGTCCTGGTGCCGAACAACCGTCCACCGGCCACGCACACGCGTGAGACCTCGCGCAAGGCCGCCGCCGCGTCGGTCACGCGTTCTACCGCATCGAGCGATCCGTTCGGCACGCTCAAATAA
- the tssJ gene encoding type VI secretion system lipoprotein TssJ — MIRSWMGWCGLIWMLGGCAGGGALDAIGLRKPPPVPESQLPPRNVVVHLHAAPRLNVDARGQSLALLVRIYKLRQRGAFEQAPYTAFLSPQAEREALGADLVDVRDVTLVPGRRLDVNDRLARDTPWLGVVALFHAPAEHGWRAVFPAADVEQAGVTIGLHACALTVGTGALPAGDSVKPLSLVHCQ, encoded by the coding sequence ATGATACGATCGTGGATGGGATGGTGTGGCCTGATCTGGATGCTCGGCGGCTGTGCCGGCGGCGGCGCGCTGGACGCGATCGGGCTGCGCAAGCCGCCGCCCGTGCCGGAATCCCAGCTGCCGCCGCGCAACGTGGTCGTGCACCTGCACGCCGCGCCACGGCTGAACGTGGATGCGCGCGGCCAGTCGCTGGCCCTGCTGGTGCGCATCTACAAGCTGCGCCAGCGCGGCGCGTTCGAACAGGCGCCCTATACCGCCTTCCTGTCCCCGCAGGCGGAACGCGAAGCGCTCGGCGCGGACCTCGTCGACGTCCGCGACGTCACGCTGGTGCCGGGGCGGCGTCTCGACGTCAACGACAGGCTGGCGCGCGACACGCCGTGGCTCGGCGTCGTCGCCCTGTTCCATGCGCCGGCCGAACACGGCTGGCGCGCCGTGTTCCCCGCCGCGGACGTCGAACAGGCCGGCGTCACCATCGGCCTTCACGCCTGCGCGCTGACGGTCGGCACGGGTGCTCTGCCTGCCGGCGATAGCGTCAAGCCTTTGTCTCTTGTCCACTGTCAATAA
- the tssH gene encoding type VI secretion system ATPase TssH, protein MDINLKTLIAKLNDVTRAAATRAAGICVGFGQYEVDIEHLFLALLEQPGSDLVVVAREAGISTTGLESDLRREVERLPSGSARTPVFSRHLPVLFEHAWLIASLNTGGQPQRIRSGHLLFALLTEPGLAQLAQRASRHFAGFPLDRLKHDFDKLTHGSDEAPAVVAEPQVPSADPVSELQAGAPGKTPALDQYTTCLTARAREGKLDPVIGRDAEIRQVIDILMRRRQNNPILTGEAGVGKTAVVEGLALRVALGDVSDVPDALRGVEIHVLDLGLLQAGASVKGEFENRLKNVIDEVKKSLHPIILFIDEAHTMIGAGGTAGQNDAANLLKPALARGELRTVAATTWSEYKKYFEKDAALARRFQVVKVEEPSEETACAMLRAMAPLMEAHFGVRIYDEAIGEAVRLSHRYISGRQLPDKAVSVLDTACAKVALGQKATPAALEDCARKVERLDARIQALVREESAGADHAAALTALRAERSAALEEQGRLQARWDGEQALCAEIHALRARLEAGQGDSPALRAKVEELHALQGETPLVPVQVDGQAVAAVVAAWTGIPLGRMVKDEIRTVMNLQGLLDERILGQGHASRIVAQRVRTARAHLEDPNKPKGVFLFVGTSGVGKTETALALADLLYGGERKLVTINMSEYQEAHSVSGLKGSPPGYVGYGEGGVLTEAVRRNPYSVVLLDEVEKAHADVLELFFQVFDKGVLDDAEGRQIDFRNTIIILTSNAASSQIMQACLNKAPHERPAPDALAELIRPSLMKHFKPAFLGRLTVVPFYPIDDAVLGNIIRLKLDRIKQRVAANHNARFEYDDALVAAVLARCTEVDSGARNVDTILSGTLLPEIADSVLARMAEGGAIGKVKVSATKTGKIRYAVEPA, encoded by the coding sequence ATGGATATCAACCTCAAGACCCTGATCGCCAAGCTGAACGACGTCACGCGCGCCGCCGCCACGCGCGCGGCCGGCATCTGCGTCGGGTTCGGCCAGTACGAAGTCGACATCGAACACCTGTTCCTCGCGCTGCTGGAGCAGCCCGGGAGCGACCTGGTGGTGGTGGCGCGCGAGGCGGGCATCAGCACGACGGGTCTCGAATCCGACCTGCGCCGCGAAGTCGAGCGCCTGCCGTCGGGCAGCGCACGCACGCCCGTGTTTTCGCGCCACCTGCCGGTGCTGTTCGAGCACGCCTGGCTGATCGCCTCGCTGAACACTGGGGGCCAGCCCCAGCGCATCCGCAGCGGCCACCTGCTGTTCGCGCTGTTGACGGAGCCCGGCCTCGCTCAGCTCGCGCAGCGCGCGTCGCGCCATTTCGCCGGCTTCCCGCTCGACCGCCTGAAGCACGACTTCGACAAGCTCACGCACGGTTCCGACGAAGCGCCGGCGGTCGTGGCCGAGCCGCAGGTGCCGTCCGCGGACCCGGTCAGCGAACTGCAGGCGGGCGCGCCCGGCAAGACGCCCGCGCTCGACCAGTACACGACCTGCCTCACGGCGCGCGCGCGCGAAGGCAAGCTCGATCCCGTGATCGGGCGCGATGCCGAGATCCGGCAAGTCATCGACATCCTCATGCGCCGGCGCCAGAACAATCCGATCCTGACCGGCGAGGCGGGCGTGGGCAAGACGGCCGTCGTCGAAGGTCTCGCGCTGCGCGTCGCGCTTGGCGACGTGTCCGACGTCCCGGATGCGCTACGAGGTGTCGAGATCCACGTGCTGGACCTGGGCCTGCTGCAGGCCGGTGCAAGCGTCAAGGGCGAGTTCGAGAACCGCCTGAAAAACGTGATCGACGAAGTGAAAAAAAGCCTGCACCCGATCATACTGTTCATCGACGAGGCCCACACGATGATCGGCGCGGGCGGCACGGCCGGCCAGAACGATGCAGCGAATCTGCTGAAACCCGCACTGGCGCGCGGCGAACTGCGCACCGTGGCAGCGACGACGTGGAGCGAATACAAGAAATACTTCGAAAAGGATGCCGCGCTGGCGCGCCGGTTCCAAGTGGTGAAGGTCGAGGAGCCGAGCGAGGAGACGGCATGCGCCATGCTGCGCGCGATGGCCCCGTTGATGGAGGCGCATTTCGGCGTGCGCATCTACGACGAGGCGATCGGGGAAGCGGTGCGCCTGTCGCACCGCTACATCAGCGGGCGCCAGCTGCCGGACAAGGCGGTCAGCGTGCTCGATACGGCGTGCGCCAAGGTCGCGCTGGGCCAGAAGGCGACCCCCGCCGCGCTGGAGGATTGCGCGCGCAAGGTGGAGCGCCTGGACGCCCGCATCCAGGCCCTCGTGCGCGAGGAGAGCGCGGGCGCGGACCATGCCGCCGCGCTGACCGCGCTGCGCGCCGAACGGTCCGCCGCGCTGGAAGAGCAGGGACGCCTGCAAGCGCGCTGGGATGGCGAGCAGGCGCTGTGCGCCGAGATCCACGCGCTGCGCGCGCGCCTGGAAGCGGGGCAGGGCGACAGCCCGGCGTTGCGCGCCAAGGTGGAGGAACTGCACGCGCTGCAGGGCGAGACGCCGCTCGTGCCCGTGCAGGTCGATGGCCAAGCGGTGGCCGCCGTCGTCGCCGCGTGGACCGGGATTCCGCTCGGGCGCATGGTGAAGGACGAGATCCGCACCGTGATGAATCTGCAGGGTTTATTGGACGAACGGATCCTCGGCCAGGGCCATGCCAGCCGCATCGTCGCCCAGCGCGTGCGCACCGCACGCGCGCATCTCGAAGACCCGAACAAGCCCAAGGGTGTGTTCCTGTTCGTCGGCACGTCCGGCGTCGGCAAGACGGAGACCGCGCTCGCGCTGGCCGACCTGTTGTACGGCGGCGAGCGCAAGCTCGTCACCATCAACATGAGCGAATACCAGGAAGCGCACAGCGTCTCCGGCCTCAAAGGCTCGCCACCGGGCTATGTGGGCTATGGCGAGGGCGGCGTGCTGACGGAAGCCGTGCGGCGCAATCCGTACAGCGTCGTGCTGCTCGACGAAGTGGAAAAGGCGCACGCGGACGTGCTCGAACTGTTCTTCCAGGTGTTCGACAAGGGCGTGCTGGACGATGCGGAAGGCCGCCAGATCGACTTCCGCAACACGATCATCATCCTGACGTCGAACGCGGCGTCGAGCCAGATCATGCAGGCCTGCCTGAACAAGGCGCCGCACGAACGTCCGGCACCGGACGCCCTGGCGGAGCTGATCCGGCCCAGCCTCATGAAGCATTTCAAACCCGCGTTCCTGGGCCGCCTGACAGTGGTGCCGTTCTACCCGATCGACGACGCGGTGCTCGGCAACATCATCCGGCTCAAGCTGGACCGCATCAAGCAGCGCGTGGCCGCGAACCACAACGCCCGCTTCGAATACGACGACGCGCTCGTGGCGGCCGTGCTGGCGCGCTGCACGGAGGTCGATTCGGGGGCGCGCAATGTCGACACGATCCTGAGCGGCACCTTGCTGCCGGAGATCGCGGACTCGGTGCTGGCGCGCATGGCGGAAGGCGGCGCGATCGGCAAGGTGAAGGTCAGCGCGACCAAGACGGGCAAGATCCGTTACGCCGTCGAACCGGCATAA
- the tssB gene encoding type VI secretion system contractile sheath small subunit, with translation MPKNESVQKRLQKVRAPRVQMTYDVEIGDAIENKELPFVVGVLGDFGTDPDAPKKRLKDRKFVNVDADNFDEVLGGVAPATSFRVQNHLSPEGGEFAVQLQFKQMDDFRPEAVVQQVAPLKGLLDARAKLADLRNKLAGNDKLEDLLNDVLTNTEKLGSLRKGGGKPGKEDA, from the coding sequence ATGCCCAAGAATGAAAGCGTGCAGAAACGCCTGCAGAAAGTGCGCGCGCCGCGCGTGCAGATGACGTACGACGTCGAGATCGGCGACGCGATCGAGAACAAGGAGTTGCCGTTCGTGGTCGGTGTGCTGGGCGACTTCGGCACCGATCCCGACGCGCCCAAGAAACGTCTCAAGGACCGCAAATTCGTCAACGTCGATGCCGACAATTTCGACGAGGTGCTGGGTGGCGTGGCGCCGGCGACGAGCTTTCGCGTGCAGAACCACCTGTCGCCGGAAGGCGGCGAGTTCGCCGTGCAGCTGCAGTTCAAGCAGATGGACGACTTCCGCCCGGAGGCCGTCGTGCAGCAGGTGGCGCCGCTCAAGGGGCTGCTGGACGCCCGCGCCAAGCTGGCCGACCTGCGCAACAAGCTGGCCGGCAACGACAAGCTGGAGGACCTGTTGAACGACGTGCTGACCAACACGGAAAAACTGGGCAGCTTGCGCAAGGGCGGCGGCAAGCCGGGCAAGGAGGACGCATGA
- a CDS encoding Hcp family type VI secretion system effector, translated as MAIDVYLQIDGIKGESADDKHKDWIECKSVNWGVTQPKSATASTGGGHTAERCEHDEIEIAKLADLSSPLLLQTCSSGKTIPKAKFEFMRADGQGERVKYFEIEIENVLIGTVKPQVAEGDFLHEKVGLKFSKIKWKYTQQKIGGGAGGNTSGGWDLATNRVV; from the coding sequence ATGGCAATTGACGTGTACCTGCAAATCGACGGCATCAAGGGCGAGTCGGCCGACGACAAGCACAAGGACTGGATCGAGTGCAAATCGGTCAACTGGGGCGTGACGCAACCCAAGTCCGCGACGGCGTCGACCGGCGGCGGCCACACCGCCGAGCGCTGCGAGCATGACGAGATCGAGATCGCCAAGCTGGCCGACTTGTCCTCGCCGCTGCTGCTGCAGACCTGCTCGTCGGGCAAGACGATCCCCAAGGCGAAATTCGAATTCATGCGCGCCGACGGGCAGGGCGAACGCGTCAAGTATTTCGAGATCGAGATCGAAAACGTCCTGATCGGCACCGTCAAGCCCCAGGTCGCGGAAGGCGACTTCCTGCACGAGAAAGTCGGCCTGAAATTCTCGAAGATCAAGTGGAAGTACACCCAGCAGAAGATCGGCGGCGGCGCCGGCGGCAATACGTCGGGCGGCTGGGATCTCGCCACCAACCGGGTCGTTTGA